TCTTTAAATGATCATACACACGCATAGACGCATGGATGCACTCAAAAGGACACCAAAATTTGATAGAAATAAATATAGGATTCTTGAATTTGTGAGAAACTACTATTACGAGTATAACTAAAAGTTACAATTTCCTAAATGCATCACACATCTATAGGTCATTAGTATCAAGTTGACACCATCAAGTCAACATTGTCTCTATATTCTCCTTACAACTTTAGAGCTTTATTCTCAAAGTAGTGCATATGAGTATCTTATATCTTCAACTACTTTTTGAGTTTTgttcaaatgaaaattttaaggAGAACAATAAATTTTTACtaagaaatttaaataaattattagaCTCCAAGAAAGTAGGTGATTACATATCTTGTGTTTAGGAGCATGGACTTCAGACCACAAATTTGTATTTGTGTAGATTTGCACAAAGCTTagaatataattatattaaaagtatttataAAATGGATAcgaatccaaatccaaggtcaaAATTTTTTGTTCTCAAACACTATCCCAATTTTGCAAATGGTTTAGCTAAAGTGAAAAGACAATATTCCTTCTAATTGTCTAAATGAACTATCAATATTATATTTCTTATAATATATTAAGGATAACCAGGAATAAAGTGTTTAAAAGTTGACACAAAtgaattattagatatcttgggTTTTGAATtggaatatatatacattatgttccattttttttttaggtttataTATCTTGTCTACTTCTGCTTTGCAGTTTAGTTGATAATATATTTGGGAAGAAATTGAGCAAACATGATGATCAATCcataaatttatgaaaattaattggAAAACACGAATATCGATCACATCTAAAAAGCATACATGTGCCCACCTACTCAACCTAGTTTACTACTGCTGAATGGACTAGTGACGTACAATAGCATTACGAATAGATGTAATGGCCTAATAGCTAAGAGATAAATCTATGAGATCATCTTTCTAGTACTATATGAAGTTGTAATTTATAtgatgataaattttaaaaattgcacAAATAATATTGCATAGTGCAAACTTATAAACTAAACATttacatacaatttttttttttttttgaataacgcaatctttattgatatgccctcacttttggcggaggaataccgtggttgcaaGATAAAcattgggagattacagataaagaaattaaagccctcccaaaaacaacaccaacaaccaaccaaaccaaGACCACAAATTTACACAatgctaaataagaaacaaatctaaacagacctagataaaaacacaaaaactttAAACAAATCTAAACCCACCAAACAACTTGTATTTCAagtcatccaagaattgaaaacaGGCCAATCTCCAAACCTTGTTCAACATTAAAGGACCCAAAACAGCCCAAAAACCCACAACAAATCCAAATGGCATGCCCAAATAGAACCACCTCATATCAATCCATCCATCTCTTTCATTGTGCCAACTTGGTTTTAGAACTAGAGGTGTTTTAGCTTTTGTGCATTCATCTGCCAATGGTAGACCACAGAGCTCATGGTTGCCAATGAAACTGAGTGAAGTGAAGCCTTGGATCTGGGTACCTAAAGGAATTCTTCCGGATAAGTTATTGTATGACAAATTTAAATATTCCAAGAATGTCAAACTTGACATACTTTGAGGAATTATGCCTGAAAGTTTATTCATTGATAAATCAACAGACTCCAGTGATGTCATGTTGCCAATTTTATCTGGGATCCTTCCTTGAAGTTTGTTCATGGATAAGTTTAGGGATAACAAACCTTTAAGATGGGTCAACTCTGCAGGGATCTCTCCATACAAGTTGTTGCATGAAATGTCAATGCTTGTtaatagagagagagaattgCTGAATTCATACTGATATTGCTTTATCACAACCATTGCTTTTTCTAAGGGTGTACTTGTATGATTGTAAAAAAATTTGTCTAAATATTTTGGTCTGTTAATCATTGCACTGTAGTTACCAAAGCATGTCGGAATGGCTCCAGAGAGATTGTTGTGTGCAAGGTCCAAGATTTGAAGAGAATAGAGATGACAGAGCTGGATGGAAATACTGCCACTCAACTTATTTGTGCGAAGAATAAGGACTCGAAGTTGGGGTAGGCTTTCTCCTATCAATAACGGTATTCTTCCAGAAAATTTATTTTCACTAAGATCCAAAACTTTCAAATAATGAAAACTTGACAATGTGGTAGACAAGTTTCCAGAGAGCTTGTTCTTGCTCAAGTGTAGTGATCCAAGCCGAGTTAGAGAACCCATGGAACTTGGTATTTTTCCTACCAAATTATTGTTGTCCAATCGCAATGTCAATAAATTTTTCCAATTCATCCAACAATCAGGAATTTCTCCAGACAAAAAATTTTTTGATAGATCTAAATGGTATAAATTAGATTCCAAATCTACCATTTTATTGCACAAGAAGGGAACAAGAGATCCATTCAAGTAATTATTTGAAAGATCTAAATAGCTTAGTGTAGCAGGCATAGGAGGCAATGGGCCTTGGATATGGTTTTGAGATAGATCCACATTGGAAAGTTGGGACATATTGGAAAGCCAagttgggattacacctaatatTGAAGCATTTGATAGGTATAAAGCTATCAATTCCCTGTGTGTTTGAAGCCATGAAGGAAATAATTGAGGTCCCATATGAGTTGAGCTCAGTGAAATTAGACGGAGTTGAAATGGAGGAATCCAATTGGGGCTTATTTTCAAGGCCAATGGGTTTGAATCAGCAAAGAAATCCTTCAGTCTTGTCAGATTTGCAAAGTGAACTTCTGAAATGGTGCCTTCCATGGAATTGTTAGAGATGTCCACACTTTCCAATTTAGAGAGACTCCCAAGAGTTTCTGGAATACTCCCATTGAAAAGATTGGAAAAAATATGTAAGACCCTCAAGGATGATAATTTCCCTATAGACATTGGAAGTGGGCCTGAAATGGAGTTGCAGGAAATATCAAGCACGGACAAACTTTTAAATTCTCCGAGATGCTTGGGCAATTGGCCTGACTCTAGTGTTTCCTTGGCGCACGAATCAAATGAATAATCTCCAAAATTTTCAGAAATGTCTCCACTGAGTTGGTTCCCTGCCAAATCTAAAACTCTCAAATTGAAGAGGTTTCCCAAGGATATTGGAATCCCTCCTTCAAAGTCATTGCCAGATAACCGGAGTTCTGTGAGTGATGTCAGGTCACCAGAAATTGATCCTTGAAAATGATTGAAAGGAAGACGGAGTATTGTGAGTGATGTCAGGTTGCCAATAGCACTAGAAATTGATCCTTGAAAATGATTGGAAGAAAGATCGAGACTTTGGAGGCCGGTCATGTCGTACAACCACTCTGGTATTGCAAAGTTAAATTGGTTACCAGCAAGATTAAGGAACCGAAGAGTAGTTAGGTTCCGTAGAGGGGCGGGAAGCAAACCAGGAATTCGATTATGACTCAGATCAAGGGAAACAATAGAAGAGAGACCAGAAAACCAGTTCGGTGTGGTAGAGTTCAAATTGCAATATGAAAGGTCCATGGATCGAAGAGTAGTGGACATGTTCTGAAGATATAATGGGATCGAACCCTCTGTAAAATAGGTCATACGCAGATTGAGTGAAACAAGAGAAGTGAGACTGGAGAGCCATCCAAATGTGGAAGAATTCCTGAAAAAGTTATCGGAGAGATCAAGAGCGACAAGGGAAGAAAAATTGACATGGGAAAGAGGAAGATTATGGCTGAGGGAACAATAATGCAAGATCAACGTGGATAAGGAAGGGAGGATGTTCATTGCCTGAAGCCAATTATTAGATGCCCGGCTGAGATTGACAAAGCTCATGTCGAGGAATTCAATTGAGGAGAGATGAGAAATCCATCTTACGTCATCTGTAATGTACAAATCATAATTCCTTCCAAGATCAAGATAATGCAAGCTTGAAAGATTCCCAAGTTGAGGAGGAATGGCACCCACAAATCCTACAGAAGAAAGGTTAAGATAAGCGAGATTGTGGAGGGAACCCAAGAACTGTGGAATCTGAAGTCCCTGAAAATGATTGAGACTCAAGTCCAGATGCTGAAGATGTTTCAATTGCAGCAAAGAGCCGCTTATGTTCCCACCCAAACTGGACCTGTTCTGCGCAGCAACCAAAGACTCATAATCATAGTAGTAATACCCATCCTCATCATGAATAGGGAATATTGGATTGGAGAGGTTGAGATGGATTACATGGCCAGTGGCGTTGTGGCAGCGAACTCCTGTCCACCTGCAGCAATCCTCACCAACCCAGGAAGAGAGGCGGTTGGAAGGATCGGTGAGAGATTGCTTGAAGTCCAGAAGGGCTTCCCTCTCCTCTGCCTTACAATGGGTGGCATTTGAATTTACTCCATCCCAAGAAATCAATGTAAAAACAATCCCCAAAACTGCAGCTGAGTATCTCATTGAGATATACCAACAAAATCCAACTTCAATTCTTCTAGGGAAAGGAgttgttttgttttgttctttGAATTTGAAGATGAGAGGCAGCTTGCATTTACATTTATATATAGGGTGGGGAAGGAATGAAGCCACTGCTAGGAAATTATTAATTTGATGTTCTGAGTCAAGTCAACGTTGATTGGTCAATGTGAGAAAATTCCTCAGCTGGGGTGGGGGAGGATGCATAATTTGTTGGGAAGGAATTAAGGCACTAGGAAAATACTTTGGTCCGTATTAAATTTGTAATTTCAAAATATGGTTTATCCACAAGAAATTCTACTTtcaaatgcttttttttttagtaaaaaattctgaataaataaataaataaatttataactAAATTTTAACGTAATTTTAATGTGGTCTCAAACAGCACTCTCCAAAACCAAataattaaccaaaaaaatttaaaaaaaaaaaaaattattttcttagtgACATGTTACGAATCACAATCTTTCCACGGACGAAAAGGCTATAAATAAATGTTTTGAATGCAACAAATCTCACAAAACCAACTAATTAACCAAAAAAGAAGAGTTCCAGTGGAAGAGTTCTAACTAAAGCTCAAAAAAGCAACATAAAGAAAAGGTTTAGATGGAGAAAATAAGGATAATGTCCAAATATGATTTATTGATATTCCTGTGGGTAGACTGGGCTACGACCATGAACCATGCAGAAACAATTTAGCATGAAAATCAATTTTCCTTTTTGTCAAACATAGCCATCTAAAACCAGTATGACCTTGAAATGCCCCTAGCAGTCTCAAATTGTTACTGAGCTTATGCTCAATAGGATCATTGAGGATACAGAATGGAATGGGTTTTACATGTAAGACAAATGGAAAGAAATGATTAAATTGAACAAGCAACATGGAGCTTAGGAAGGGGCATGACTTCAGAGGATGCGGGATCAATttgtttgcaattttttttttctttcgaaAAAATCATAGCATGTCATTGGGTCCCCATTTAAGTTTAAGTTGATTTGTATATATATCATGTGAATTGAATTGAATGGAATATCATTTTTTTCAGTTGAATGGTTCTATTAAGAAACTTGAAAAAATTCATATTGATTTGTTCGATTGTATACATCTCCTTTATTACTGTGAAATTATCAAATGATTAATTTTAGTTGAATATAAACAGATAATACAGTCTTAAGATATGATTTTCAAGATGCCATGCATGTGGTCTAAAATGCTTATTGTAACTCAAAGGTCACATTTGTCCCACACACATCATTTTCAATCTTTTTTGAAGCAACCATGGTTATGAAACTAATTAGCAAACAACTATTCTATACCGTGTCAAACAAGTTGTTAGCAttggtgttttgtgtttttccaaaaTGTGAAATTGTTTGTGTAAGACATATTGACACTGATTGCTTGGTATCTTTCCAAAAAAGCAGTCTCTCCTAGTAGACTGCATTTTCCACACGGAGCTGGAGTCTTCATTTGCCCCTAAACAAGGGTCATGACTTGCATTCCTATTCCTACTTTTTTTGTTTCATCTGGAAAATAATAGATCATGTCATTGTAAAGATAAATGATGGACCCTGCCATTTAATGTGAATGATTTAGCATATCTCCtttttagttttttctttctcttttggCTGAGTGGTTGGTCTAAAGATATTACTAAAGAATTGACTTAAGATTGAATACTATATTTGTTTTAATGGGGAATCTTATCACTGCAAGCTTCCTCTATTTTCCTTTCCAATAGGTTAGCACCGAAAGCAATTAGGCCAACCCAAGCAGTGGTGAGGCTTGATTGGTAACGAGATATTTTGGACATATTGTCTTGGGACATCAAAAGCACTGGTACCTCATGGTTTATGATTGAATAATTATAGACTATTATGGAGTATCAGTAGTAGCAAATGTTTTAGGCATAATATAATGAAATATCGAAACATTTAATTATTTTGTTCGTGGGTACCCCTTTGAATGTATTTTTATTGTCTATTAATCATAGCAATACATACACCAAGGCACTCAGAGGGTATAGGCTACATGTGCAATCTTCTTAGGCTTTTTGGGGAAGGACATGAGAAGAGGATCCCCTTGCAGGCAATCAAAAGGATGAGGTTGTCACTTTCCATGATTGTTTTGAGATACAAAAACAAGCAATGTGAGGATACAAAGGTTTTACTTCACTGAAACCTGAAGTGTTTTGATTCAATAAAGGGAATTCAACAAATGATGCTGCAACCATGATGAGGTTTGAAGACGGAAGATATAATAAGTGGTTTTGGAAGATAGAAGGAAGATATTATTTGTCTTCAGTATTGAGTTGGTAACTATAAATTTTTCTGTTAGATCAACATATAATCTTCTTCTGAAATGTAAAAAATACTAATGCACGAGGATAAAAAATTCACTGGTTGATccagaaaatataaataaaacagaaaaaaaaaaaaaaaaaaaaaaaaaaaaaaaaaacatatttctttatttttctgctTTCATTGTTTTATAAGCAGTCCTAATTCAAAGCAACTAAAATAGAAACCAAGTTGCCAAGTTGGTTTTCTAAAGTATGAACATGCATTTACATACCTGAAAAAGAATCATGAACAAAATTACAGCAGTAGAGTAGCATATATCACCAATCTCAGCCTAAATAAACACACAGAAAACCACGGAGAGGCAGAATTGCTTAGTGATACTAGTTGTAGCAATCTTTACTGCTTTGTGCCTGAAAGAGCACAACAATGTCTTCACTAGTTCGCAAGATAAGAAACCTTTGGCAAAATAAATTAATTCGTTGAGTAATatatgctaataatgaatcattTCAATTTTCATTAATGAAATGTACAAATCATTTTTCACTTAGCAGAGGAAGTTAGACCATCAGTTTTCAGTGATTGAAGTTCCAAATGAAAACAAAGGTTGGTAAAAAGATGCATAACTTGTAATGCAATCTGgaacaaataaaaaaatgaacattGATTGTTGTGTTGTGAGTTGTGACAGTGAGGAACAAATATTTTGGTTTGTTAACTATTGCACCATATCTACAAAAGCATGTTGGAATGGATCCAGATAGATTATTCTATGCAAGGTCCAAGATTTGAAGAGAATAGAGATGGCAGAATCGGATAGGAATAATTTTTATTGACAAACAAGCTATTTGAATGAAGAGCAAGGACTCTAATTTTATGAACAAGttgtttataaaattataatttttaaatattaatgttATAATTTAATTAGAGTTTCTTCAATTATGATATTTCATGATATTAAAAGTAAACACAAAAGAGAATTATAAGTGATTatgaattaaatattttcaaacacagacACTATAAGTTGGAtgcaaatttttatttatttttatagcaTTTTCCTTTGTTGTCATCAACTTTTTTTATTTGACAAATTCTTTTACCATAATATTCAGAAAACACATGTAGACACACAAGtgataaatatctttttctttttacaaataaTATTGCTCTTTCTTTAAACCATATTTTATCAGAGTAATTGCTTAAGAGGAATGCGAGGATATACAGTTCCAAAACAAACAAGGACTAGATCCTTGCAATAAAAATTACCACTAGTTGTTTTATTTCTTTCCGAGAAGGCGGTCTCCCTTTGGAGATAATTGAATAGTCATGAACAAagcaacaaaataaaaattatgaatttttaaGATCCTTACATCCTTTGCAGCATCCCTCAATATGAGAG
The Malania oleifera isolate guangnan ecotype guangnan chromosome 13, ASM2987363v1, whole genome shotgun sequence DNA segment above includes these coding regions:
- the LOC131146122 gene encoding receptor-like protein EIX1, with product MRYSAAVLGIVFTLISWDGVNSNATHCKAEEREALLDFKQSLTDPSNRLSSWVGEDCCRWTGVRCHNATGHVIHLNLSNPIFPIHDEDGYYYYDYESLVAAQNRSSLGGNISGSLLQLKHLQHLDLSLNHFQGLQIPQFLGSLHNLAYLNLSSVGFVGAIPPQLGNLSSLHYLDLGRNYDLYITDDVRWISHLSSIEFLDMSFVNLSRASNNWLQAMNILPSLSTLILHYCSLSHNLPLSHVNFSSLVALDLSDNFFRNSSTFGWLSSLTSLVSLNLRMTYFTEGSIPLYLQNMSTTLRSMDLSYCNLNSTTPNWFSGLSSIVSLDLSHNRIPGLLPAPLRNLTTLRFLNLAGNQFNFAIPEWLYDMTGLQSLDLSSNHFQGSISSAIGNLTSLTILRLPFNHFQGSISGDLTSLTELRLSGNDFEGGIPISLGNLFNLRVLDLAGNQLSGDISENFGDYSFDSCAKETLESGQLPKHLGEFKSLSVLDISCNSISGPLPMSIGKLSSLRVLHIFSNLFNGSIPETLGSLSKLESVDISNNSMEGTISEVHFANLTRLKDFFADSNPLALKISPNWIPPFQLRLISLSSTHMGPQLFPSWLQTHRELIALYLSNASILGVIPTWLSNMSQLSNVDLSQNHIQGPLPPMPATLSYLDLSNNYLNGSLVPFLCNKMVDLESNLYHLDLSKNFLSGEIPDCWMNWKNLLTLRLDNNNLVGKIPSSMGSLTRLGSLHLSKNKLSGNLSTTLSSFHYLKVLDLSENKFSGRIPLLIGESLPQLRVLILRTNKLSGSISIQLCHLYSLQILDLAHNNLSGAIPTCFGNYSAMINRPKYLDKFFYNHTSTPLEKAMVVIKQYQYEFSNSLSLLTSIDISCNNLYGEIPAELTHLKGLLSLNLSMNKLQGRIPDKIGNMTSLESVDLSMNKLSGIIPQSMSSLTFLEYLNLSYNNLSGRIPLGTQIQGFTSLSFIGNHELCGLPLADECTKAKTPLVLKPSWHNERDGWIDMRWFYLGMPFGFVVGFWAVLGPLMLNKVWRLACFQFLDDLKYKLFGGFRFV